In Hydractinia symbiolongicarpus strain clone_291-10 chromosome 15, HSymV2.1, whole genome shotgun sequence, one DNA window encodes the following:
- the LOC130629130 gene encoding uncharacterized protein LOC130629130 isoform X1 yields MSFSHISILTLLILFSRGEKTIEVKSASDFKDVLPTDIKGPKSLSDDIAIIGAGPSGIHMAYLLKEKGFKNVKILERTNRLGGKSTSIKYRGTIHELGTVYISKDYEENVISLLKQFTNNSLVPIPMASVWADNSTSGIPFATYIFLKLKSKYKDVSLDNLKKMYVSTIYKYIALHRSLFGEYKGELMPEPSEQTKSKISGSFYDFLKRNELEDLKDLLTASFTLQGYGQLDEVPALYGLLWNTPRLMQGIVSFLNGDDGGLYILSNGFESLWSSMAITLDLDITYNISVRYIHIDDNAHDINGKTNKIFVYYKDDPKGPIKIESYDFLIWTPPVSKIVKLIGGKETKEEKKMFSSMEHTYYTTSLVDVFESKRSVSPVDWWFDRIYSKQNMAVWASRESYASTHGYHGYSYAEGKYPTGDDGDKKRTSVFYQYSKKKPNKRQLRSILKQHLKNYGATRSRMLYQRKWPYFERFNFRDAEQGHHWKVLRLQGKHKIWFCGSSVSFESVKSVIEYNHLLVSRMKKPEVRID; encoded by the exons ATGAGTTTTTCTCATATAAGTATACTCACCCTGTTGATACTTTTCTCACGTGGAGAAAAGACGATTGAAGTTAAGTCTGCAAGTGACTTTAAAGATGTTCTTCCAACAGATATCAAAGGTCCAAAGTCTCTCAGTGACGATATTGCTATTATTGGAGCAGGACCTAGTGGAATTCATATGGCTTACTTGTTAAAAGagaaaggttttaaaaatgtgaagATTCTAGAAAGAACCAACCGCCTCG GCGGAAAGTCAACATCAATCAAATACAGAGGCACCATACACGAGCTGGGAACAGTTTATATATCTAAAGACTACGAAGAAAATGTAATTTCTCTACTAAAACAATTTACTAACAATAGCTTAGTTCCAATACCTATGGCAAGCGTTTGGGCAGATAACTCAACAAGTGGCATTCCATTTGCGACTTATATTTTTCTTAAGCTGAAATCCAAATATAAGGACGTGTCGTTGgataatttgaaaaagatgTATGTCTCCACCATATACAAATACATAGCATTACATCGAAGCTTGTTCGGTGAATATAAAGGAGAGTTAATGCCAGAACCAAGTGAACAAACAAAGTCTAAAATTTCTGGTTcgttttatgattttttaaaacgcAACGAGTTGGAGGATTTGAAAGATTTACTGACAGCGTCTTTTACCTTACAAGGGTATGGTCAATTAGATGAGGTACCAGCCTTGTATGGATTACTATGGAACACACCAAGGTTGATGCAAGGCATTGTTAGTTTCTTGAATGGTGATGACGGAG GTTTATACATTCTTTCAAATGGCTTTGAGAGTCTTTGGAGTTCAATGGCAATTACACTCGACCTTGATATAACGTACAACATTTCCGTCCGATATATTCACATTGACGACAATGCGCATGACATAAACGGCAAGACCAATAAGATCTTTGTCTACTATAAAGATGACCCAAAAGGACCAATTAAAATCGAAAGTTACGACTTCCTTATATGGACACCTCCAGTGTCTAAAATTGTGAAACTTATTGGTGGCAAAGAAACGAAGGAGGAGAAGAAAATGTTCTCCTCCATGGAGCATACGTATTACACTACATCTCTAGTTGATGTGTTCGAATCGAAACGAAGCGTTAGCCCAGTAGACTGGTGGTTTGATCGCATCTATTCAAAGCAGAACATGGCTGTATGGGCGTCAAGAGAAAGTTACGCCAGTACACACGGTTACCATGGATACAGTTATGCCGAGGGTAAGTACCCGACAGGAGACGATGGTGATAAGAAACGAACATCGGTTTTTTATCAGTACAGCAAGAAGAAGCCTAATAAAAGGCAACTACGATCTATACTGAAACAGCATCTGAAAAATTATGGGGCTACCAGAAGTAGGATGTTATACCAGCGAAAATGGCCATATTTTGAAAGGTTTAATTTTCGAGATGCAGAACAGGGCCATCATTGGAAAGTCTTGAGATTGCAAGGAAAACACAAAATTTGGTTTTGTGGGAGCTCGGTTTCTTTTGAATCAGTAAAAAGTGTGATTGAATACAACCACTTACTGGTTTCAAGAATGAAGAAACCTGAAGTTAGAATTGACTGA
- the LOC130628848 gene encoding uncharacterized protein LOC130628848 produces the protein MPAFFVRAKPNEALIFETLGVPLSVARRWSIIPFPCCQMTRRFNIGQCKIKFEGDDVITKDNKKVTLTCWLTFVIDGSSKKNIMKAYKDFCGIKKSRESKVTNGSTEVECAIIDIVNECMMLQLLKMTLKELIQFNWLFVDAVFTRAKYILIRNCVNLQELRLLEIKEYTKIADQLEYEEENIFEEEVEVVLNTSNTSTQIGLPNRLPNSISNGLPKGSAAESVELNGILPTMQNNEVTPKREDSKIAADMAIIAEVRTEISNKELHVDVKGIQPDVVCMSNKRETHDDIVAESAFSEHENHISSENTLLLGHL, from the coding sequence ATGCCTGCATTCTTTGTTCGAGCTAAACCTAACGAAGCTTTGATATTCGAAACATTAGGTGTACCCTTATCGGTAGCTAGACGTTGGTCAATTATACCGTTTCCATGCTGTCAAATGACAAGACGTTTCAACATTGGTCaatgtaaaattaaatttgaaGGCGATGatgttataacaaaagacaataaGAAAGTAACGTTAACTTGCTGGCTAACGTTTGTTATAGATGGAAGTTCCAAGAAGAATATTATGAAAGCATACAAGGATTTTTGtggaataaaaaaatcaagagaATCTAAGGTTACAAATGGTAGCACTGAAGTTGAATGCGCCATTATTGATATTGTTAATGAATGTATGATGTTGCAGTTGTTAAAGATGACTTTAAAAGAGTTAATACAATTTAACTGGTTATTCGTAGACGCTGTCTTTACAAGGGCAAAGTATATCTTGATAAGAAACTGCGTTAATCTACAGGAATTGAGATTATTGGAAATAAAAGAATACACAAAAATTGCTGATCAACTTGAATACGAAGAAGAAAATATCTTTGAAGAAGAAGTTGAAGTCGTTCTTAACACTAGTAACACCTCAACACAAATTGGATTACCTAATCGTTTACCTAATAGTATATCTAATGGTTTACCTAAAGGTTCTGCGGCAGAGTCAGTGGAACTAAATGGAATACTACCTACAATGCAAAACAATGAGGTGACTCCAAAAAGGGAAGATTCCAAGATAGCAGCTGATATGGCAATTATAGCTGAAGTAAGAACAGAAATCAGTAATAAAGAATTGCATGTGGATGTAAAGGGGATACAACCTGATGTAGTGTGCATGTCAAATAAGAGAGAAACACATGACGATATTGTTGCTGAATCAGCATTTTCTGAGCATGAAAATCATATTTCTAGTGAAAATACATTGCTTTTAGGACATTTATAA
- the LOC130628734 gene encoding mannan-binding lectin serine protease 1-like gives MSLSLEKLVSCFFLAWSYTLVSSTSGNNVKCGGNIHALHGHFNTPEYPNIYPDSVNCKWNITVPIGYEISLNFTQFDIEWTDFCEYDYVTVKSTNGTIGKYCGRRGHQEFGAAIPPLEPIMIKDSNLEIYFHTDHNNEVEVHGFEAHFAATDIDECQYSNGGCSHFCHNFIGSYYCSCRIGYRLAKDGRSCIVVCQNIFVNKEHGVIESPEYPANYPPHASCDWHITADSGYYVNLEFVDFNLETHHSSKCPYDQLAIEDKGGKYGPYCEQKPRKFRSKSNWLIVEFSSDASNSREDEVKRFKAKFWLEGIKCPVLYPPEDGSLSGAKNFSFKEEILFTCNEGYRLVGGSQSRTCQSDGTWTGTTPKCERITCDYFPQTHENIILRGDRTFPPNTRAIYYYKDRLTQSCFPFYDQFGPKHIECKVDGEWSRGRAYCVKTCGRAYPQGNNEKLQKCNEGRHRAKAIPYSQPWLVVIKENGQVKCSGILISDQFVLTVAHCIQNTLERRGEKGTLEIVLGVQDLNTMATSRKLQRRSVKKVHMASKFDYVLHSDISILELSAKVSVHERYVQPICLAHEKRQKHLFKSGHNVVSTGWLTSGQKYITDRCVRIESKENCGSFTNHIHISHFATRYKDESQNRKRLAPVDILCTTPPKGDSDKCKLLPGSGLVAYDDKTRKWYLGGVLTWGGLDLKTCTDIMKKYSMYTKVPKFLKWIKETTDLRIKDLDATADKFRNGKYAKEKQYV, from the exons ATGAGTCTGTCCTTGGAAAAACTTGTGTCTTGTTTCTTCTTGGCGTGGAGTTACACCTTGGTCAGCAGTACTTCTG gtAACAATGTCAAATGCGGAGGTAACATACACGCCTTGCATGGCCATTTCAACACACCCGAATATCCGAATATTTATCCCGATAGTGTGAATTGTAAATGGAATATAACTGTTCCAATTGGGTACGAGATATCACTAAATTTTACACAGTTTGACATAGAGTGGACAGATTTTTGTGAATATGATTACGTCACAGTTAAATCAACCAATGGCACCATTGGAAAATATTGTGGTCGCCGCGGCCATCAAGAATTTGGGGCAGCGATCCCGCCTCTTGAGCCGATTATGATCAAAGACAGCAACttagaaatttattttcacaCAGACCATAACAACGAGGTTGAAGTACATGGATTCGAGGCTCATTTTGCAGCTACAGATATTGATGAGTGTCAATATAGCAATGGCGGATGTTCCCATTTTTGTCATAATTTTATTGGCTCATATTATTGTTCCTGTCGTATTGGTTACAGACTAGCAAAAGATGGCCGCTCTTGTATAG TTGTTTGTCAAAACATATTCGTCAACAAAGAACATGGTGTAATAGAAAGTCCAGAATACCCTGCAAATTACCCTCCACATGCATCATGCGATTGGCACATCACTGCAGATTCTGGTTATTACGTTAATCTTGAGTTTGTAGAC TTCAACCTGGAGACACATCATTCATCAAAATGTCCTTACGATCAACTGGCCATAGAAGATAAAGGTGGAAAATATGGTCCATATTGTGAACAAAAGCCAAGAAAGTTTCGATCAAAATCCAACTGGCTAATTGTTGAATTCTCCAGTGATGCTAGTAACAGTAGAGAAGATGAAGTAAAGAGGTTCAAAGCCAAGTTTTGGCTTGAAG gaatTAAATGTCCAGTCCTTTACCCACCAGAAGATGGCAGCTTGTCGGGCGcaaaaaacttttctttcaAAGAAGAAATTTTGTTCACATGCAACGAAGGGTATCGATTGGTTGGTGGAAGTCAGAGTAGAACGTGCCAGTCCGATGGAACATGGACGGGAACTACTCCAAAATGCGAAA GAATAACCTGCGATTATTTTCCCCAAACACACGAAAACATCATTCTACGTGGAGACAGAACATTTCCGCCAAACACCAGAGCTATTTATTACTACAAGGATCGTCTAACCCAATCATGCTTTCCATTCTACGATCAATTTGGACCTAAACATATCGAATGCAAAGTTGATGGTGAATGGAGTAGGGGAAGAGCTTACTGTGTGAAAA CGTGTGGTAGAGCATATCCACAAGGCAACaatgaaaaattacaaaaatgcaATGAAGGACGCCATCGCGCCAAAGCAATTCCCTATTCTCAACCTTGGTTGGTTGTAATAAAAGAGAATGGTCAAGTTAAATGCTCAGGCATCTTGATCAGTGATCAATTTGTGTTGACAG TGGCACATTGCATACAGAATACACTAGAAAGACGTGGCGAAAAAGGAACTTTAGAAATTGTTCTTGGTGTACAAGATCTAAATACAATGGCAACCAGTCGGAAGTTACAAAGACGATCG GTAAAAAAGGTCCACATGGCAAGCAAATTTGACTATGTTCTCCACAGCGATATCAGTATTCTGGAGTTGTCCGCAAAAGTAAGCGTACACGAGCGTTATGTGCAACCCATTTGTTTGGCGCATGAAAAACG ACAAAAGCACCTCTTTAAATCCGGTCATAATGTTGTTTCAACTGGTTGGTTAACAAGTGGTCAAAAATATATTACCGATCGCTGTGTACGGATAGAGAGCAAAGAAAACTGCGGAAGCTTTACCAATCATATTCATATAAGCCATTTTGCCACTCGTTATAAAGATGAAAGCCAAAATCGAAAAAGACTTGCACCAGTCGATATACTTTGTACAACGCCACCTAAAGGAGACAGCGACAAATGCAAGCTTCTTCCTGGTAGCGGCCTTGTTGCGTATGACGATAAGACGAGAAAGTGGTACCTCGGTGGTGTATTAACTTGGGGCGGATTAGATTTAAAGACATGTACAGATATCATGAAGAAATACAGCATGTACACGAAGGTTCCGAAATTCTTAAAATGGATTAAAGAAACAACGGATTTAAGAATAAAAGACCTGGACGCAACTGCCGATAAGTTTCGTAATGGAAAATATGCAAAAGAAAAGCAATATGTATGA
- the LOC130629130 gene encoding uncharacterized protein LOC130629130 isoform X2, with product MQISFTIFFLLGGKSTSIKYRGTIHELGTVYISKDYEENVISLLKQFTNNSLVPIPMASVWADNSTSGIPFATYIFLKLKSKYKDVSLDNLKKMYVSTIYKYIALHRSLFGEYKGELMPEPSEQTKSKISGSFYDFLKRNELEDLKDLLTASFTLQGYGQLDEVPALYGLLWNTPRLMQGIVSFLNGDDGGLYILSNGFESLWSSMAITLDLDITYNISVRYIHIDDNAHDINGKTNKIFVYYKDDPKGPIKIESYDFLIWTPPVSKIVKLIGGKETKEEKKMFSSMEHTYYTTSLVDVFESKRSVSPVDWWFDRIYSKQNMAVWASRESYASTHGYHGYSYAEGKYPTGDDGDKKRTSVFYQYSKKKPNKRQLRSILKQHLKNYGATRSRMLYQRKWPYFERFNFRDAEQGHHWKVLRLQGKHKIWFCGSSVSFESVKSVIEYNHLLVSRMKKPEVRID from the exons ATGCAAATTTCGTTTACCATTTTCTTCCTTTTAG GCGGAAAGTCAACATCAATCAAATACAGAGGCACCATACACGAGCTGGGAACAGTTTATATATCTAAAGACTACGAAGAAAATGTAATTTCTCTACTAAAACAATTTACTAACAATAGCTTAGTTCCAATACCTATGGCAAGCGTTTGGGCAGATAACTCAACAAGTGGCATTCCATTTGCGACTTATATTTTTCTTAAGCTGAAATCCAAATATAAGGACGTGTCGTTGgataatttgaaaaagatgTATGTCTCCACCATATACAAATACATAGCATTACATCGAAGCTTGTTCGGTGAATATAAAGGAGAGTTAATGCCAGAACCAAGTGAACAAACAAAGTCTAAAATTTCTGGTTcgttttatgattttttaaaacgcAACGAGTTGGAGGATTTGAAAGATTTACTGACAGCGTCTTTTACCTTACAAGGGTATGGTCAATTAGATGAGGTACCAGCCTTGTATGGATTACTATGGAACACACCAAGGTTGATGCAAGGCATTGTTAGTTTCTTGAATGGTGATGACGGAG GTTTATACATTCTTTCAAATGGCTTTGAGAGTCTTTGGAGTTCAATGGCAATTACACTCGACCTTGATATAACGTACAACATTTCCGTCCGATATATTCACATTGACGACAATGCGCATGACATAAACGGCAAGACCAATAAGATCTTTGTCTACTATAAAGATGACCCAAAAGGACCAATTAAAATCGAAAGTTACGACTTCCTTATATGGACACCTCCAGTGTCTAAAATTGTGAAACTTATTGGTGGCAAAGAAACGAAGGAGGAGAAGAAAATGTTCTCCTCCATGGAGCATACGTATTACACTACATCTCTAGTTGATGTGTTCGAATCGAAACGAAGCGTTAGCCCAGTAGACTGGTGGTTTGATCGCATCTATTCAAAGCAGAACATGGCTGTATGGGCGTCAAGAGAAAGTTACGCCAGTACACACGGTTACCATGGATACAGTTATGCCGAGGGTAAGTACCCGACAGGAGACGATGGTGATAAGAAACGAACATCGGTTTTTTATCAGTACAGCAAGAAGAAGCCTAATAAAAGGCAACTACGATCTATACTGAAACAGCATCTGAAAAATTATGGGGCTACCAGAAGTAGGATGTTATACCAGCGAAAATGGCCATATTTTGAAAGGTTTAATTTTCGAGATGCAGAACAGGGCCATCATTGGAAAGTCTTGAGATTGCAAGGAAAACACAAAATTTGGTTTTGTGGGAGCTCGGTTTCTTTTGAATCAGTAAAAAGTGTGATTGAATACAACCACTTACTGGTTTCAAGAATGAAGAAACCTGAAGTTAGAATTGACTGA